A window of the Kosakonia sp. BYX6 genome harbors these coding sequences:
- the dusA gene encoding tRNA dihydrouridine(20/20a) synthase DusA, giving the protein MHGNPDMTNTPQTRVTTTDSASHWPGRFSVAPMLDWTDRHCRYFLRLLSRQTLLYTEMVTTGAIIHGKGDYLAYSEEEHPVALQLGGSDPAQLAHCAKLAEVRGYDEINLNVGCPSDRVQNGRFGACLMGEAQLVADCIKAMRDVVSIPVTVKTRIGIDDQDSYEFLCDFINTVAGKGECESFIIHARKAWLSGLSPKENREIPPLDYPRVYQLKRDFPHLKMAINGGIKSLQDAKTHLEHLDGVMVGREAYQNPGILASVDREIFGATRADADPVAVVRAMYPYIERELSQGAYLGHITRHMLGLFQGVPGARQWRRYLSENAHKAGADIHVVEHALNLVASKR; this is encoded by the coding sequence ATGCACGGTAATCCTGATATGACAAACACCCCTCAAACCCGCGTAACGACCACCGATTCTGCTTCTCATTGGCCCGGTCGCTTTAGCGTTGCGCCCATGCTGGACTGGACCGACAGACATTGCCGCTACTTTTTGCGCCTGTTGTCACGCCAGACGCTGCTGTACACCGAAATGGTGACCACCGGCGCGATTATTCATGGCAAAGGGGATTATCTGGCCTACAGCGAAGAAGAACATCCGGTCGCGTTGCAGCTTGGCGGCAGCGATCCGGCGCAACTGGCTCACTGTGCGAAGCTCGCTGAAGTGCGCGGTTATGATGAAATCAATCTCAATGTCGGCTGTCCGTCCGATCGCGTGCAGAATGGTCGTTTCGGCGCCTGCCTGATGGGTGAAGCGCAATTGGTGGCGGACTGTATCAAAGCGATGCGCGACGTGGTTTCCATTCCAGTGACCGTGAAAACGCGTATCGGCATTGACGATCAGGACAGCTACGAATTTCTCTGCGACTTTATCAATACTGTTGCCGGTAAAGGCGAGTGCGAAAGCTTTATTATCCACGCCCGTAAAGCCTGGCTTTCCGGCTTAAGCCCGAAAGAGAATCGCGAAATTCCGCCGCTGGATTACCCGCGTGTTTATCAGCTCAAACGCGATTTCCCGCACTTAAAAATGGCGATCAATGGCGGCATCAAGTCGCTGCAAGACGCCAAAACGCACCTCGAACATCTGGATGGCGTGATGGTCGGGCGTGAAGCCTACCAGAACCCCGGCATTCTGGCGTCGGTGGACCGCGAGATCTTCGGCGCGACTCGCGCAGATGCCGATCCCGTCGCGGTGGTGCGCGCCATGTATCCGTACATTGAGCGCGAACTGAGCCAGGGCGCTTATCTCGGCCATATCACCCGCCATATGTTGGGCCTGTTCCAGGGCGTACCGGGCGCGCGCCAATGGCGTCGTTACCTGAGTGAGAATGCCCATAAAGCTGGCGCAGATATCCATGTTGTCGAGCACGCGCTCAACCTGGTGGCGTCAAAGCGTTAA
- the ycaC gene encoding isochorismate family cysteine hydrolase YcaC translates to MTTPYVRLDKNNAAVLLVDHQTGLLSLVRDIDPDKFKNNVLALGDLAKYFKLPTILTTSFETGPNGPLVPELKTQFPNAPYIARPGNINAWDNEEFVKAVKATGKKQLIIAGVVTEVCVAFPALSALEEGYEVFVVTDASGTFNEITRHSAWDRMSQAGAQLMTWFGVACELHRDWRNDIEGLGNLFSNHIPDYRNLMTSYNTLSNK, encoded by the coding sequence ATGACCACACCTTATGTTCGCCTCGATAAAAATAATGCTGCTGTTCTGCTCGTCGATCACCAAACGGGTTTGCTGTCCCTGGTGAGAGATATCGATCCTGACAAGTTCAAAAACAACGTGTTGGCATTAGGCGATCTCGCGAAATATTTTAAGCTTCCCACCATTTTAACGACCAGTTTCGAAACAGGTCCGAATGGCCCTCTTGTCCCTGAATTGAAAACGCAATTTCCCAATGCGCCTTATATTGCGCGGCCCGGCAATATCAACGCCTGGGATAACGAAGAGTTCGTGAAAGCCGTGAAAGCGACGGGTAAAAAACAGCTGATTATCGCGGGCGTAGTGACGGAAGTTTGCGTGGCTTTCCCCGCGTTGTCCGCACTGGAAGAAGGTTACGAGGTGTTTGTTGTAACCGACGCGTCGGGAACGTTCAATGAAATCACCCGGCATTCGGCATGGGATCGCATGTCACAAGCCGGAGCACAGCTAATGACCTGGTTTGGTGTCGCGTGCGAGTTACATCGCGACTGGCGTAACGATATTGAAGGTCTGGGTAATCTGTTCTCCAACCATATTCCGGACTACCGCAACCTGATGACCAGCTACAACACGCTCAGCAACAAATAA
- the traF gene encoding conjugal transfer protein TraF: MEKKCKLSVVAIAVSFFVANQAGAANTWAEARNDAMGGTGVASANYGSGALINPALLAKAQPEDDITVILPSIQAQITDKDNLRDEIDHINDKIDDYKDVVDNLTAAQIIADPLGTVNQFQSAAKDLADELVFLKGKTAQAKAAAGLAVSIPNDVLSVAFVTKAYAHARVSSNIDQQDIDYLRSIQNSTTVAVGEALNAALSPNGSDEITQNLNSTAAGRAAIVSDFGIAMARQFDVGGVPLSIGMTPKLQKTWVYNYTASIYDYDSSDWNSSRYRKDDTGFNIDVGMAADFGDNVTVGLTGQNLISRDIDTQNVYIRNGRTGVVTNYKDTYQISPVVTAGAAWHNDLVTLSADGDLTETKGFKSEENSQYVGVGAEVRPLNWLAVRAGYRADVKGDDKNVFTGGVGFAPFNRVHIDLMGLVGEDETWGAGAQFSLTF, translated from the coding sequence GTGGAAAAAAAATGTAAACTTTCGGTGGTCGCGATCGCTGTCTCCTTTTTTGTGGCAAATCAGGCGGGAGCAGCAAATACCTGGGCAGAAGCACGCAATGATGCAATGGGGGGAACAGGCGTTGCCTCCGCGAATTACGGCAGTGGAGCATTGATTAACCCGGCGTTGCTGGCAAAAGCACAACCGGAAGACGATATAACGGTTATTCTTCCTTCCATTCAGGCGCAAATTACCGATAAAGATAATCTGCGCGATGAAATTGACCACATCAATGACAAGATCGATGACTATAAAGACGTTGTTGATAACCTCACCGCTGCGCAAATCATTGCCGACCCGCTCGGTACGGTAAACCAATTCCAGAGCGCGGCGAAAGATCTCGCCGATGAACTGGTCTTTCTGAAAGGCAAAACCGCACAAGCGAAAGCCGCTGCCGGGCTTGCCGTCAGCATTCCCAATGATGTGCTCTCCGTCGCCTTTGTCACCAAAGCGTATGCGCATGCACGCGTCAGCTCCAATATCGATCAGCAAGATATTGATTACCTGCGCAGCATTCAAAACAGCACCACCGTCGCGGTTGGCGAAGCGTTGAACGCGGCGTTATCGCCGAACGGCAGCGATGAGATAACTCAAAACCTGAACTCGACCGCCGCAGGCCGCGCCGCCATTGTTTCAGATTTCGGTATAGCGATGGCGCGTCAGTTTGATGTCGGCGGCGTGCCGTTATCCATCGGTATGACGCCGAAACTGCAAAAAACCTGGGTCTACAACTACACGGCGTCGATTTACGACTACGACAGCAGCGACTGGAACAGCAGCCGCTACCGCAAGGATGACACCGGTTTTAACATCGATGTCGGCATGGCGGCCGATTTTGGCGATAACGTAACGGTCGGTTTAACCGGGCAGAACCTGATTTCCCGCGATATCGACACCCAAAACGTGTATATCCGTAACGGCCGCACGGGCGTTGTCACCAACTACAAAGATACCTACCAGATTAGCCCAGTGGTGACCGCAGGCGCGGCATGGCACAACGATTTAGTGACCCTGAGCGCGGACGGTGATTTAACCGAGACCAAAGGCTTTAAGAGCGAAGAGAACTCGCAGTATGTGGGTGTCGGTGCGGAAGTGCGCCCGCTTAACTGGCTGGCGGTGCGCGCTGGTTATCGCGCAGATGTCAAAGGCGATGACAAAAACGTCTTCACCGGCGGTGTCGGTTTCGCGCCGTTTAACCGGGTTCATATCGATTTAATGGGCCTGGTTGGCGAAGATGAAACCTGGGGGGCGGGCGCGCAGTTTAGCCTGACATTCTAA
- the zur gene encoding zinc uptake transcriptional repressor Zur, with protein sequence MDKTTSQEMLVQAEKLCAQRNVRLTPQRLEVLRLLSLQQGAISAYDLLDLLRESEPQAKPPTVYRALDFLLEQGFVHKVESANSYVLCHLFDQPTHTSAMFICDRCGSVKEEQAEGVEDIMHALAAKMGFALRHNVIEAHGLCAACVEVESCRHHSDCQHDHSIQVKKKPR encoded by the coding sequence ATGGATAAGACCACTTCGCAAGAGATGTTAGTGCAGGCTGAAAAGCTATGCGCACAGCGCAATGTGCGCCTGACTCCGCAGCGTCTTGAGGTATTGCGGTTATTGAGCCTGCAACAAGGTGCGATTAGCGCCTATGACCTGCTCGATCTGTTACGTGAAAGCGAACCACAGGCTAAGCCACCAACCGTTTATCGCGCCCTTGATTTCCTGCTGGAGCAAGGCTTTGTTCACAAGGTGGAGTCAGCAAACAGCTATGTGCTGTGCCATCTTTTCGATCAACCGACGCACACATCCGCCATGTTTATTTGCGATCGCTGCGGTTCGGTAAAGGAAGAACAAGCAGAAGGCGTGGAAGATATTATGCACGCGCTGGCGGCGAAAATGGGCTTTGCCCTGCGCCATAACGTGATTGAAGCGCATGGTTTGTGCGCGGCCTGCGTGGAAGTGGAATCTTGCCGTCATCACAGTGATTGCCAGCATGACCACAGCATTCAAGTTAAAAAGAAACCACGCTAA
- a CDS encoding CsbD family protein, whose amino-acid sequence MNKDEVGGNWKQFKGTVKEKWGKLTDDDMTVIEGKREQLVGKIQERYGYAKDQAEKEVTDWETRNDYRW is encoded by the coding sequence ATGAATAAAGACGAAGTCGGCGGTAACTGGAAACAGTTCAAAGGTACTGTTAAAGAGAAATGGGGCAAACTCACCGATGACGATATGACGGTCATCGAAGGTAAACGTGAGCAGCTGGTTGGTAAAATCCAGGAGCGTTACGGTTACGCAAAAGATCAGGCGGAGAAGGAAGTTACGGATTGGGAAACGCGTAACGATTACCGCTGGTAG
- the dinF gene encoding MATE family efflux transporter DinF yields the protein MPLLTASDKALWRLALPMIFSNITVPLLGLVDTAVIGHLDSPVYLGGVAIGATATSFLFMLLLFLRMSTTGLTAQAFGAKNAFALARALVQPLLLALGAGVLIVLLRTPLIDLALHITGGSEAVLFQARRFLEIRWLSAPASLGNLVLLGWLLGVQYARAPVILLVVGNVFNIVLDLWLVMGLHMNVQGAALATVIAEYVTFAIGLLMVWQVLQRRGIALSMLKNAWRGGVRRLLALNRDIMLRSLLLQLCFGSITVLGARLGSETVAANAVLMMFLTFTAYALDGFAYAVEAHSGQAYGARDGSQLLHIWRAACRQAGLVAVAFAAVYALAGKPIIALLTSLPELQQLAGHYLIWQVVLPLVGVWCYLLDGMFVGATRAAEMRNSMAIAAAGFAVTLLTVPVLGNHGLWLSLAVFLALRGLTLALVWRRHWRNGSWFAAVDHS from the coding sequence ATGCCGCTGCTGACCGCATCCGACAAAGCTCTGTGGCGGCTCGCGCTGCCCATGATCTTCTCTAACATCACTGTCCCACTGTTGGGGCTGGTGGATACCGCTGTTATTGGGCATCTCGATAGTCCCGTTTATCTCGGCGGCGTGGCGATTGGCGCAACGGCAACCAGCTTCTTATTTATGCTGCTGCTGTTTCTGCGCATGAGCACGACCGGTCTTACCGCTCAGGCTTTCGGCGCGAAAAACGCCTTCGCGCTAGCGCGCGCACTTGTGCAGCCTCTTTTACTGGCACTTGGCGCGGGTGTTCTGATTGTTTTGCTACGCACACCCCTTATCGATCTTGCTTTGCATATCACCGGCGGAAGCGAGGCTGTGTTATTTCAGGCGCGGCGTTTTCTTGAAATTCGCTGGCTCAGTGCGCCCGCGTCGCTGGGGAATCTGGTGCTGCTCGGCTGGCTACTTGGTGTGCAGTATGCCCGCGCACCGGTGATCCTGCTGGTGGTGGGCAACGTCTTCAATATCGTGCTCGATTTATGGCTGGTTATGGGTCTGCATATGAATGTGCAGGGCGCGGCGCTCGCCACGGTGATTGCCGAATATGTGACGTTTGCTATCGGGTTGCTGATGGTCTGGCAGGTGTTGCAGCGGCGGGGCATCGCGTTGTCGATGCTAAAAAATGCCTGGCGCGGTGGTGTCCGGCGTTTGCTGGCGCTGAACCGCGACATCATGTTGCGCTCGCTGTTGCTGCAACTCTGCTTCGGTTCGATAACAGTGTTGGGTGCGCGTCTTGGCAGTGAGACGGTCGCCGCCAATGCGGTGCTGATGATGTTTCTGACCTTCACCGCCTATGCGCTGGACGGCTTTGCTTACGCGGTTGAAGCGCATTCCGGGCAGGCTTACGGTGCGCGCGATGGCAGCCAGTTGCTGCATATCTGGCGAGCCGCATGCCGTCAGGCCGGGCTTGTCGCCGTGGCTTTCGCCGCCGTTTATGCGCTGGCGGGCAAGCCGATCATTGCGCTATTAACCTCTTTGCCAGAGCTGCAACAGCTCGCCGGGCATTACCTGATCTGGCAAGTTGTTCTGCCGCTGGTGGGTGTGTGGTGTTATTTGTTAGATGGCATGTTCGTTGGCGCCACGCGCGCCGCTGAGATGCGAAACAGTATGGCGATCGCCGCGGCGGGTTTTGCCGTCACGCTTCTGACAGTACCTGTGCTTGGCAACCACGGTTTATGGTTATCGCTGGCCGTGTTTCTGGCGTTGCGCGGCCTGACGCTTGCGCTGGTGTGGCGACGTCACTGGCGTAATGGCAGCTGGTTTGCCGCTGTCGACCACTCTTGA
- the lexA gene encoding transcriptional repressor LexA, whose amino-acid sequence MKALTARQQEVFDLIRDRITQTGMPPTRAEIAQQLGFRSPNAAEEHLKALARKGVIEIVSGASRGLRLLVEEENDAGLPLIGRVAAGEPLLAQQHIEGHYQVDPSLFKPHADFLLRVSGMSMKDIGIMDGDLLAVHKTQDVRNGQVVVARIEDEVTVKRLKKQGNTVELLPENTDFSPIVVDLRDQNFTIEGLAVGVIRNGEWL is encoded by the coding sequence ATGAAAGCATTAACGGCCAGGCAGCAAGAGGTGTTCGATCTTATTCGCGATCGTATCACCCAAACCGGTATGCCACCGACGCGTGCGGAAATCGCACAGCAATTGGGGTTCCGTTCCCCAAATGCAGCCGAAGAACACCTTAAAGCGCTGGCACGCAAAGGGGTGATCGAAATCGTATCTGGCGCATCACGTGGTCTTCGCCTGCTGGTGGAAGAAGAAAATGATGCCGGGCTGCCGCTGATTGGTCGCGTCGCTGCGGGTGAACCGCTGCTGGCGCAACAGCATATCGAAGGCCACTATCAGGTCGATCCCAGCCTTTTTAAACCGCATGCGGATTTCCTGCTGCGCGTTAGCGGTATGTCGATGAAAGATATCGGTATTATGGACGGCGATCTGCTGGCGGTGCATAAAACGCAGGATGTACGTAACGGCCAGGTGGTTGTGGCGCGTATCGAAGACGAAGTAACCGTTAAGCGCCTGAAAAAGCAGGGCAACACCGTTGAACTGTTACCGGAAAACACCGACTTTTCCCCAATTGTTGTCGACCTGCGCGATCAAAACTTCACCATTGAAGGGCTGGCGGTTGGCGTCATCCGCAACGGTGAATGGCTGTAA
- a CDS encoding diacylglycerol kinase: protein MANNSTGLTRIIKAAGYSWKGIRAAWINEAAFRQEAVAVILAIIIAAFLDIDAITRVLLIGSVTLVMIVEILNSAIEAVVDRIGSEFHELSGRAKDMGSAAVLMSILLALFTWISLLWSHFR, encoded by the coding sequence ATGGCCAATAATAGCACCGGACTCACCCGGATCATTAAAGCCGCGGGATATTCCTGGAAAGGTATACGTGCCGCCTGGATCAATGAAGCCGCATTTCGACAGGAGGCGGTGGCGGTCATTCTGGCTATTATTATTGCCGCCTTTTTGGATATCGACGCGATAACCCGTGTCCTGTTAATTGGCTCCGTTACGCTGGTGATGATTGTCGAAATCCTCAATAGCGCCATCGAAGCGGTGGTCGACCGTATAGGTTCTGAATTCCATGAGCTTTCCGGCCGGGCAAAAGATATGGGGTCGGCGGCGGTGCTGATGTCGATTCTACTGGCGCTGTTTACCTGGATCTCGCTGCTTTGGTCGCATTTTCGATAG
- the plsB gene encoding glycerol-3-phosphate 1-O-acyltransferase PlsB, with protein MSGWPRIYYKLLNLPLSVLVKSKSIPAEPAQELGLDTSRPIMYVLPYNSKADLMTLRAQCLAHELPDPLEPLEIDGALLPRFVFIHGGPRVFTYYTPKEESIKLFHDYLDLHRSHPDLDVQMVPVSVMFGRSPGREKGEINPPLRMLNGIQKFFAVSWLGRDSFVRFSPPVSLRRMATEHGTDKIIAQKLARVARMHFARQRLAAVGPRLPARQDLFNKLLSSKAIARAVEDEARSKKISHDKAQQNAIALMEEVAANFSYEMIRLTDRILGFTWNRLYQGINVHNAERVRQLAHDGHEIVYVPCHRSHMDYLLLSYVLYHQGLVPPHIAAGINLNFWPAGPIFRRLGAFFIRRTFKGNKLYSTVFREYLGELFSRGYSVEYFVEGGRSRTGRLLDPKTGTLSMTIQAMLRGGTRPITLVPIYIGYEHVMEVGTYAKELRGATKEKESLLQMVRGLSKLRNLGQGYVNFGEPIPLMNYLNHHVPEWRESIDPIEAIRPAWLTPTVNNIAADLMVRINNAGAANAMNLCCTALLASRQRSLTREQLTEQLNCYLDLMRNVPYSPDSTAPAASAAQLIDHALQMNKFEVEKDTIGDIIILPREQAVLMTYYRNNIAHMLMLPSLVAAIVTQHRAISRSEILRYVELLYPMLKAELFLRWEKAELAEVLENLTQELLRQGLIIIKEDRLSINPAHSRTLQLLAAGARETLQRYAITFWLLSATPSMNRSTLEKESRTLAQRLSVLHGINAPEFFDKAVFSTLVLTLRDEGYISDTGDADPSRTLAVYQMLAELMTSDVRLTIESATQAEA; from the coding sequence ATGTCCGGCTGGCCACGAATTTACTACAAATTACTGAATTTACCATTAAGCGTGCTGGTAAAAAGTAAATCGATTCCTGCAGAACCTGCACAGGAACTGGGTCTCGATACATCACGTCCCATCATGTACGTGTTGCCTTATAACTCTAAGGCTGACTTGATGACTTTGCGCGCTCAGTGTCTGGCACATGAATTGCCCGATCCCCTGGAACCGCTGGAAATCGACGGCGCGCTGTTACCACGTTTCGTGTTTATCCACGGCGGCCCGCGTGTATTCACCTATTACACGCCGAAAGAAGAGTCGATCAAACTGTTTCACGACTACCTGGATTTGCACCGCAGCCATCCTGATTTGGATGTGCAAATGGTGCCGGTGTCGGTGATGTTTGGCCGCTCGCCAGGGCGTGAAAAAGGCGAAATCAACCCGCCGTTACGCATGCTGAATGGCATCCAAAAATTCTTTGCTGTCTCCTGGCTTGGCCGCGACAGCTTTGTGCGTTTCTCTCCGCCGGTTTCGCTGCGCCGTATGGCGACCGAACACGGCACGGATAAAATCATCGCGCAGAAACTGGCGCGCGTGGCGCGTATGCACTTCGCCCGTCAACGCCTGGCTGCGGTTGGCCCTCGCCTGCCGGCACGCCAGGATCTGTTCAATAAACTGCTTTCGTCCAAAGCGATTGCCCGCGCGGTCGAAGATGAAGCGCGCAGCAAAAAAATCTCTCATGATAAAGCGCAGCAAAACGCCATCGCCTTGATGGAAGAGGTTGCCGCCAACTTCTCCTACGAGATGATTCGCCTGACCGACCGTATCCTTGGCTTCACCTGGAACCGTCTCTATCAGGGCATCAACGTGCATAACGCCGAGCGCGTGCGTCAGCTAGCGCACGATGGCCACGAAATTGTCTATGTGCCCTGCCACCGCAGCCATATGGACTATCTGCTGCTCTCGTACGTGCTCTATCACCAGGGGCTGGTGCCGCCGCATATTGCCGCCGGTATCAACCTGAATTTCTGGCCCGCCGGGCCGATTTTCCGCCGCCTGGGCGCCTTCTTTATTCGCCGTACCTTTAAAGGCAACAAGCTCTATTCCACGGTGTTCCGCGAATATCTGGGCGAGTTGTTCAGCCGCGGTTATTCGGTGGAATATTTCGTCGAAGGCGGTCGTTCACGCACCGGGCGTTTGCTGGATCCGAAAACCGGTACGCTGTCGATGACTATCCAGGCGATGCTGCGCGGCGGCACGCGCCCCATCACGCTGGTGCCGATTTATATCGGCTATGAGCATGTGATGGAAGTCGGGACCTACGCCAAAGAACTGCGCGGCGCGACCAAAGAGAAAGAGAGCCTGTTGCAGATGGTGCGCGGCCTGAGCAAGCTGCGTAACCTGGGTCAGGGGTATGTGAACTTCGGCGAGCCTATTCCGTTGATGAACTACCTGAACCACCATGTGCCGGAGTGGCGCGAATCGATCGATCCGATTGAAGCTATCCGCCCGGCATGGCTGACGCCAACGGTGAATAACATTGCCGCCGATCTGATGGTGCGCATTAATAACGCGGGCGCGGCGAACGCCATGAACCTGTGTTGTACGGCGCTGCTGGCATCGCGTCAGCGTTCGCTGACCCGCGAGCAACTGACCGAACAGCTCAATTGCTACCTCGATTTGATGCGTAACGTGCCGTATTCCCCGGATTCAACGGCCCCGGCCGCCAGCGCGGCACAGCTTATCGATCACGCGCTGCAGATGAACAAGTTCGAGGTCGAGAAAGACACCATCGGCGATATCATCATTCTGCCGCGCGAGCAGGCAGTGCTGATGACTTATTACCGCAACAACATCGCACACATGCTGATGCTGCCATCGCTGGTAGCAGCCATTGTGACTCAGCATCGCGCGATTTCCCGCAGTGAGATCCTGCGCTACGTCGAGTTGCTCTATCCGATGTTAAAAGCCGAGCTGTTCCTGCGTTGGGAAAAAGCAGAGCTGGCGGAAGTACTGGAGAACCTGACACAAGAGTTGCTGCGCCAGGGTCTGATCATCATCAAAGAGGATCGCCTGAGCATCAACCCGGCGCATTCCCGCACCTTGCAGTTGCTGGCGGCTGGCGCGCGCGAAACCTTGCAGCGTTACGCCATTACCTTCTGGCTGCTGAGTGCGACCCCGTCAATGAACCGCAGTACACTGGAGAAAGAGAGCCGTACGCTGGCTCAGCGTTTGTCGGTGCTGCATGGCATCAACGCGCCGGAATTCTTCGATAAAGCGGTGTTCAGTACGCTGGTGTTGACGCTGCGCGATGAAGGCTACATCAGCGATACCGGCGATGCCGATCCGTCGCGGACGTTAGCTGTATATCAGATGTTGGCAGAGTTGATGACGTCGGATGTGCGTTTGACGATTGAGAGCGCGACACAAGCAGAAGCGTGA
- the ubiA gene encoding 4-hydroxybenzoate octaprenyltransferase, which produces MEWSLTQNKLLAFHRLMRTDKPIGALLLLWPTLWALWVATPGVPPWWILLVFVAGVWLMRAAGCVVNDYADRKFDGHVKRTANRPLPSGAVTENEARALFIVLVLLAFALVLTLNVMTILLSVAALALAWVYPFMKRYTHLPQVVLGAAFGWSIPMAFAAVSESVPLSCWVMFLANILWAVAYDTEYAMVDRDDDLKIGIKSTAILFGRHDKLIIGILQAMVMALMAAIGWLNGLGWIYYTTVLAAGALFVYQQVLIAGRERDACFKAFLNNNYVGLVLFLGLALSYLR; this is translated from the coding sequence ATGGAGTGGAGTCTCACGCAGAATAAGCTGTTGGCCTTTCATCGCCTGATGCGTACAGACAAACCGATTGGTGCGTTGTTGTTGTTGTGGCCGACGCTGTGGGCGCTGTGGGTGGCTACGCCCGGCGTGCCGCCGTGGTGGATTTTGTTAGTGTTTGTCGCGGGCGTGTGGCTGATGCGTGCCGCGGGTTGCGTGGTCAATGATTACGCCGATAGAAAATTTGACGGTCACGTTAAGCGCACGGCGAATCGCCCGTTGCCCAGCGGTGCCGTGACAGAGAATGAAGCGCGGGCGCTGTTTATCGTGCTGGTGCTGCTGGCGTTTGCGCTGGTGCTTACCCTGAATGTGATGACCATCCTGCTTTCGGTTGCCGCACTAGCGCTGGCGTGGGTCTACCCGTTTATGAAGCGCTACACGCATCTGCCGCAGGTGGTGCTGGGCGCGGCGTTTGGCTGGTCGATTCCGATGGCCTTCGCCGCCGTGAGTGAATCGGTGCCGCTGAGTTGCTGGGTAATGTTCCTCGCCAATATTCTGTGGGCGGTGGCTTACGACACGGAGTACGCGATGGTCGATCGCGATGATGACCTGAAGATTGGCATCAAATCGACGGCGATTTTGTTTGGTCGCCACGACAAGCTGATTATCGGTATTTTGCAGGCTATGGTGATGGCTCTGATGGCGGCGATTGGCTGGCTGAACGGGCTGGGTTGGATCTATTACACAACGGTGCTGGCGGCGGGCGCGCTGTTTGTTTACCAGCAGGTGCTGATTGCGGGCCGCGAACGCGATGCCTGTTTTAAAGCATTTTTGAACAATAACTACGTTGGGCTGGTGCTGTTTTTAGGGCTGGCGTTGAGCTACCTGCGCTGA
- the ubiC gene encoding chorismate lyase has product MSHPALTQLRALRYLDAIPALEPQLLDWLLLEDSMTKRFEQQGKKVSVTLIREGFVTPDEIEQERDQLPKEPRYWLREIILYADDVPWLAGRTVVPESTLSGPELALQQLGKTPLGRYLFTSSTLTRDFIEIGRHEQLWGRRSRLRLGGKPLLLTELFLPASPLY; this is encoded by the coding sequence ATGTCACATCCTGCGCTTACGCAATTGCGTGCGCTGCGCTACCTGGACGCAATCCCCGCGCTTGAACCACAACTGCTGGACTGGCTGTTGCTGGAAGATTCGATGACCAAACGTTTTGAGCAACAGGGCAAAAAGGTCAGCGTCACATTGATTCGCGAAGGTTTTGTCACGCCAGACGAGATTGAACAAGAGCGCGACCAACTGCCGAAAGAGCCGCGTTACTGGCTGCGGGAAATCATTCTTTACGCAGATGATGTTCCCTGGCTCGCCGGGCGTACAGTGGTGCCGGAATCGACACTCAGCGGCCCGGAGCTGGCGCTGCAACAATTGGGTAAAACGCCGCTGGGGCGATATCTCTTTACCTCTTCTACGCTAACGCGTGACTTTATTGAAATTGGACGTCATGAGCAGTTGTGGGGACGCCGTTCCCGCCTGCGTCTGGGCGGAAAACCGTTGCTACTGACCGAACTGTTTTTGCCTGCGTCGCCGCTGTACTGA